A window of the Cicer arietinum cultivar CDC Frontier isolate Library 1 chromosome 6, Cicar.CDCFrontier_v2.0, whole genome shotgun sequence genome harbors these coding sequences:
- the LOC101514709 gene encoding L-ascorbate oxidase homolog, translated as MERATFLLLLCLLAGTMSTVKGEDPYFYFTWNITYGTISPAGVPQQVILINNEFPGPNINSTSNNNIVVNVFNNLDEPFLFTWAGIQQRKNSWQDGVAGTNCPIPVGSNFTYHFQVKDQIGSYFYYPSLGMHRAAGGFGGLRVNSRLLIPVPYADPEDDYTVLIGDWYTKSHTALAKLLDSGRSLGRPQAVLVNGQVAKGDGSDKPLFTMKPGKTYKYRICNVGLKNSLNFRIQGHPMKLVEFEGSHTVQNSYDSLDVHLGQCFGVLVTADKDPKDYYMVASTRFTKSIVTGKGIIRYTNGKGPASPELPEAPVGWAWSLNQFRSFHWNLTASAARPNPQGSYHYGQINITRTVKLINSVSRDNSKLRYALNGISHVDPETPLKLAEYFGIAEKVFKYDSIPDMPQSVPSSVTLQPNVLNFKHRTFIEIIFENHEKSVQSFNLNGYSFFKVAIEPGTWTPEKRKCYNLLDAVSRHTVQVFPKSWAAIMLTFDNVGVWNLRSELAENRYLGQQLYISVITPERSLRDEYNIPENSLLCGLVKGLPKPPSYV; from the exons atggAGAGGGCAACGTTTTTGCTTTTGCTATGTCTCTTGGCTGGTACGATGTCAACGGTTAAGGGTGAAGACCCTTACTTCTATTTCACATGGAATATCACCTATGGTACAATCTCCCCTGCAGGTGTTCCTCAACAGGTTATTCTTATCAACAACGAATTTCCTGGACCCAACATCAACTCCACTAGTAACAATAACATCGTAGTTAATGTCTTCAACAACCTCGATGAGCCATTCCTTTTCACATG GGCTGGAATTCAGCAAAGGAAGAACTCATGGCAAGATGGTGTAGCAGGAACAAACTGTCCCATCCCAGTAGGATCAAACTTCACATACCATTTTCAAGTGAAGGATCAAATCGGTAGTTACTTCTACTACCCCAGCTTAGGTATGCACAGAGCAGCCGGTGGTTTCGGAGGCCTCCGCGTAAACAGCAGGTTACTCATTCCCGTACCATACGCCGATCCCGAAGACGATTACACCGTCTTAATCGGTGACTGGTACACCAAAAGCCACACCGCCCTCGCAAAATTACTCGACAGCGGGCGTTCCCTCGGAAGACCACAAGCTGTTCTTGTGAACGGCCAAGTCGCTAAAGGTGATGGTTCCGACAAACCACTCTTCACAATGAAGCCAGGAAAAACCTACAAATACAGAATCTGCAATGTTGGTCTTAAAAACTCTCTCAACTTCAGAATCCAAGGTCATCCAATGAAGTTAGTTGAATTTGAAGGGTCCCACACCGTTCAAAACAGTTACGATTCACTTGATGTCCACTTGGGCCAATGTTTTGGTGTTCTCGTAACTGCTGATAAAGATCCTAAAGATTATTACATGGTTGCTTCAACCCGTTTCACTAAATCAATTGTCACTGGTAAAGGTATTATCCGTTATACTAACGGTAAAGGCCCAGCTTCACCTGAACTACCCGAAGCTCCAGTGGGCTGGGCTTGGTCTTTGAACCAATTCCGTTCTTTCCATTGGAACTTGACCGCTAGTGCTGCAAGGCCTAACCCACAAGGTTCTTACCATTACGGACAGATCAACATTACCCGAACCGTTAAACTCATTAACAGTGTTAGCAGAGATAATAGTAAACTCCGTTATGCACTTAACGGAATCTCCCACGTGGACCCCGAAACCCCACTTAAACTCGCTGAATATTTCGGAATTGCTGAAAAGGTCTTCAAATACGACAGTATTCCTGATATGCCACAAAGCGTTCCAAGCAGTGTTACGTTGCAACCCAATGTTCTTAATTTCAAGCACCGCACTTTCATTGAGATCATTTTTGAGAACCATGAGAAAAGTGTTCAGTCTTTTAATTTGAATGGATACTCATTCTTTAAAGTAGC CATTGAGCCAGGGACGTGGACACCGGAGAAAAGAAAGTGCTACAACTTGCTTGATGCAGTGAGCAGACACACAGTTCAAGTGTTTCCAAAATCATGGGCTGCAATAATGTTGACATTTGACAACGTTGGAGTATGGAATTTGAGGTCAGAGCTTGCTGAGAATCGTTACTTGGGACAACAATTGTACATAAGTGTGATAACACCAGAACGTTCACTTAGGGATG